A genome region from Thermogemmatispora onikobensis includes the following:
- a CDS encoding biotin--[acetyl-CoA-carboxylase] ligase: MSSGAQGQMANSERLHLDRLQQMLGTRLLGKGEARLLYLPVVDSTNRLAMQRAIEAAPSESLEGLVALTETQTAGRGRQGRRWVDVAGRNVLLSLVLYPRFPLPLVTMFSALAVVEAIADIAGLVAGIKWPNDILIGERKVAGILIETSSDRAGRLVAVLGIGVNVNGRSKDLAIEQSTGGSVQSCPEAPAAASAPLVQVPTPTTLEAECGRQVSREVFISRLLEHLEDSYLALQQEGRALAERSALAASPVSAAFFSLPVARHIRERWRSRLQTLGRLVRIQQGARQLEGRAEEVTESGELLLCCRSGERVTVTWGDVGHLSSG, encoded by the coding sequence GTGAGCAGCGGTGCACAAGGGCAGATGGCCAATAGCGAACGATTGCATCTCGACAGACTGCAGCAGATGTTAGGCACTCGCCTCCTTGGGAAGGGAGAGGCGCGGCTGCTCTATCTTCCGGTGGTCGATTCGACGAATAGGCTGGCAATGCAGCGTGCCATCGAGGCTGCACCAAGCGAGAGTCTAGAGGGCCTGGTGGCGCTCACAGAAACTCAGACAGCCGGGCGTGGCAGGCAAGGCCGCCGCTGGGTTGATGTGGCTGGGCGCAATGTCCTCTTATCGCTGGTGCTCTATCCACGCTTCCCGCTTCCCCTGGTCACGATGTTCTCCGCTCTGGCTGTGGTGGAGGCCATTGCTGATATCGCTGGCCTTGTCGCTGGTATCAAATGGCCCAATGATATCTTGATTGGCGAACGTAAAGTTGCCGGTATTTTAATCGAGACCAGCTCCGATCGGGCGGGTCGTTTAGTGGCCGTACTGGGCATCGGCGTCAATGTCAATGGACGCAGTAAGGATTTAGCGATCGAGCAGAGTACGGGCGGATCAGTGCAGTCCTGTCCCGAGGCTCCTGCGGCTGCGTCAGCTCCGCTGGTTCAAGTGCCGACGCCGACAACGCTAGAGGCCGAGTGCGGTCGCCAGGTGAGCCGTGAGGTGTTTATATCCCGGCTTTTGGAGCATCTGGAGGACTCCTATCTCGCCCTGCAGCAAGAGGGTCGAGCACTCGCTGAGCGATCCGCGCTCGCGGCGTCTCCCGTCTCGGCGGCCTTCTTCTCGCTGCCGGTGGCTCGCCATATTCGCGAGCGCTGGCGCAGCCGCCTGCAGACGTTAGGACGTCTGGTGCGTATTCAGCAGGGGGCTCGTCAGCTCGAAGGCAGGGCGGAAGAGGTCACTGAGAGCGGCGAGTTGCTACTGTGCTGCCGCTCGGGCGAGCGGGTGACAGTAACCTGGGGAGATGTGGGACATCTCTCCTCTGGATGA
- a CDS encoding DUF433 domain-containing protein yields the protein MPIERTAHPYIVRDSAIYGGEPIIEGTRTGVRHVILLFQSGKDPEEIARIHRLSLAQVYDAISYFYDNEEEIERYIRNQSWDGD from the coding sequence ATGCCCATCGAGCGTACCGCTCATCCCTATATTGTTCGTGACTCCGCCATCTACGGTGGCGAGCCCATCATCGAAGGCACACGCACCGGCGTGCGCCATGTGATCCTGCTCTTCCAGTCGGGCAAGGACCCCGAAGAGATCGCGCGCATCCATCGCTTGAGTCTGGCTCAAGTCTATGATGCTATCAGCTATTTTTACGATAACGAAGAGGAAATCGAGCGCTACATTCGTAACCAGTCTTGGGACGGTGACTAA
- a CDS encoding mannose-1-phosphate guanyltransferase, with the protein MKAVVMAGGEGSRLRPLTIKRPKPMVPIVGKPVMEHILNLLKRHGITEVIVTVQYLASNIEDYFGNGSQFGMRITYSREDVPLGTAGSVKNAEEHLTEPFLVISGDALTDYNLSDIIRFHQEKQALATLTLAHVHNPLEYGVIITNEDGHITQFLEKPSWGEVFSDTINTGIYVLDPRVLTYFEKNKPFDFSQDLFPLMLKKGDPIYGYIASGYWCDVGNLSEYMRANADALQGRVQIEIPGRHIGNSIWCEEGVEIAEDAQLYGPVYLGHDCKIKSGAIIHGPSIIGHYTIIDERAQVDRSIIWNNSYIGERAELRGALVGSSTSIKSKAVMFEGSVIGDNSIVQEGAIIQPNVKIWPDKEIETGAVINNSIIWGSQGRRGLFGRYGVTGLVNIDLTPEFAASLGAAYGAILPKGSIVAVNRDSSHRTSRMIKRAIVAGLPSAGINVHDINQVPIPVARYYVRNTEAVGGIHVRLSPHDPRIVDIKFFDQYGLDINKATERKVENLYFREDFRRVYIDDLGSIEVQENERVLNLYLEGFHKVVDEGLIHQRKFQIVMDYAHGSTTQLLPGIFNRLGVDVIILNTSADESLVTRTKDEVERDLQRLATITAALHTDLGVRIDPAGERIAVVDDRGRILDGMKMLAVMTSLMLRRFHQATVAAPVTAPSALQHIAKRYDGYILHTRVLPQALMATASREGVVLVGDGEGGFIFPEFLPAFDGMMAVAKLLELLAYFEVKLSEVVDDLPSYYLSRTRVACPWEHKGKVMRILSEQYRERRAKPIDGIKIDLGSKEWVLVLPDADRPLFHVVAESESSEQAQALAEKYARVVSGLQQ; encoded by the coding sequence ATGAAAGCGGTTGTTATGGCCGGAGGGGAAGGATCTCGCCTACGTCCCCTGACCATTAAGCGCCCCAAGCCAATGGTGCCGATCGTGGGCAAGCCCGTCATGGAGCATATCCTGAACCTCCTGAAGCGACATGGCATCACCGAGGTCATCGTCACGGTCCAGTACCTGGCAAGCAATATTGAGGACTACTTCGGCAATGGCTCGCAGTTCGGCATGCGCATCACCTACTCTCGCGAGGATGTTCCGCTAGGGACCGCCGGCAGCGTGAAGAACGCCGAGGAGCACCTGACCGAGCCGTTCCTTGTGATCAGTGGCGATGCGCTCACCGATTATAATCTGAGCGATATCATCCGCTTTCATCAGGAAAAGCAAGCGCTGGCAACGTTGACGCTCGCTCATGTCCATAATCCACTCGAGTACGGGGTCATTATCACGAACGAGGATGGCCATATCACGCAATTTCTGGAGAAGCCTAGCTGGGGCGAGGTCTTCAGCGATACGATCAATACAGGTATCTATGTGCTCGATCCCCGCGTGCTGACCTACTTCGAGAAGAATAAGCCCTTCGATTTCAGCCAGGATCTCTTTCCGTTGATGCTCAAAAAGGGTGACCCCATCTATGGCTATATCGCCAGCGGCTACTGGTGCGATGTGGGGAACCTGAGCGAGTATATGCGTGCCAACGCCGATGCTTTGCAGGGACGAGTCCAGATCGAGATTCCTGGTCGCCATATTGGCAACAGTATCTGGTGCGAAGAGGGCGTGGAGATCGCTGAGGATGCTCAGCTCTACGGCCCGGTTTACCTGGGGCATGACTGCAAGATTAAGTCGGGCGCCATTATCCACGGGCCGAGCATTATCGGCCACTATACGATCATCGATGAGCGGGCCCAGGTCGACCGGAGCATCATCTGGAATAACTCCTATATCGGTGAGCGAGCTGAGCTGCGCGGCGCTCTCGTCGGCTCGTCGACGAGCATTAAGAGCAAGGCCGTGATGTTCGAAGGCTCGGTGATCGGCGATAACTCGATCGTCCAGGAGGGCGCCATTATTCAGCCCAACGTGAAGATCTGGCCCGATAAGGAGATCGAGACTGGCGCCGTGATCAATAATAGTATCATCTGGGGTTCGCAGGGTAGACGCGGCCTCTTTGGGCGCTACGGGGTGACGGGTCTGGTGAATATCGATCTGACTCCCGAGTTCGCCGCCAGCCTTGGCGCAGCTTACGGCGCCATTCTTCCCAAGGGCAGCATTGTGGCTGTCAATCGCGATTCATCACACCGCACGTCACGGATGATTAAACGGGCGATTGTGGCTGGCCTCCCCTCGGCAGGCATCAACGTCCACGACATTAATCAGGTACCAATCCCGGTGGCCCGCTACTATGTGCGGAATACGGAGGCCGTCGGCGGTATCCATGTGCGCCTCTCTCCTCACGATCCGCGCATTGTCGACATTAAGTTCTTTGACCAGTATGGTCTCGATATCAATAAGGCGACCGAGCGCAAGGTGGAGAACCTCTACTTCCGTGAGGATTTCCGCCGCGTCTATATCGACGACCTGGGGTCGATCGAGGTCCAGGAGAATGAGCGCGTGCTCAATCTCTATCTGGAGGGCTTCCACAAGGTAGTCGATGAGGGGCTGATCCATCAGCGCAAGTTCCAGATCGTCATGGACTACGCACACGGCAGTACGACGCAGCTGCTGCCCGGCATTTTTAACCGCCTCGGCGTGGATGTCATTATCTTGAATACGAGCGCCGATGAGTCGCTGGTGACCCGTACGAAGGATGAGGTGGAGCGCGATCTGCAGCGCCTGGCGACGATTACGGCAGCCCTGCATACGGATCTGGGTGTCCGTATCGATCCGGCAGGCGAGCGCATCGCTGTGGTAGATGACCGTGGGCGCATCCTGGATGGGATGAAGATGTTGGCGGTGATGACGAGCCTGATGCTGCGCCGCTTCCACCAGGCCACAGTGGCAGCCCCGGTCACAGCCCCCAGCGCCCTTCAGCATATCGCTAAGCGCTACGATGGCTACATTCTGCATACGCGCGTTCTGCCTCAAGCGCTGATGGCAACGGCCAGTCGCGAGGGGGTGGTGCTGGTCGGCGATGGCGAGGGCGGCTTCATTTTCCCGGAGTTCCTGCCCGCCTTTGATGGAATGATGGCCGTGGCTAAGCTGCTGGAGCTGCTGGCCTACTTTGAGGTGAAGCTCTCTGAGGTGGTGGACGATCTGCCGAGCTACTACTTGAGCCGCACGCGCGTGGCTTGCCCCTGGGAGCACAAGGGCAAGGTCATGCGTATCCTGAGTGAGCAGTATCGCGAGCGACGGGCCAAGCCGATCGATGGGATTAAGATCGACCTGGGAAGCAAGGAGTGGGTGCTGGTGTTGCCCGATGCCGATCGACCGCTCTTCCATGTGGTGGCAGAGTCGGAGTCGAGCGAGCAAGCCCAGGCGCTGGCTGAGAAGTATGCGCGCGTGGTCAGCGGCTTGCAACAGTAG
- a CDS encoding NAD-dependent epimerase/dehydratase family protein — protein MVKIAITGGAGFIGSHLTRACLDAGHQVIVIDSLASGARERLDPRARFYQLDIRDPRLHAVLQMERPEIVSHHAACRSALQPGQRPLTDADINLHGLLNLLDGCIAANVGRIIFASGGNDLYAGEGQALPLTEEAPLCPRRPLDISKLAGEWYIRYYSRHYGIEHVILRYADVYGETERQSAQHPLTEFIYSLLERRRVVIRAPQGEKRDHIYIADVVQAHLLALERGSNRTIHISSGSGTSLEEFYQHAAALLTSEVPPLYLSERGRTGAAIALDNSRARQLLGWQPSVDLEEGIWRTAQSICASLGHSLPPVPLQPVLARSVEAAPSSRLAASASA, from the coding sequence TTGGTCAAGATCGCCATCACTGGCGGAGCTGGGTTTATCGGGTCGCACCTGACTCGTGCCTGTCTGGATGCTGGTCACCAAGTCATTGTCATTGACTCACTGGCCAGCGGCGCACGGGAGCGCCTTGATCCGCGAGCGCGCTTCTACCAGCTAGACATTCGGGACCCGCGGCTACACGCCGTGCTCCAGATGGAGCGTCCAGAGATCGTCAGCCATCACGCGGCCTGTCGTTCAGCGCTGCAGCCTGGTCAGCGTCCGCTGACCGATGCTGACATCAACCTGCATGGCCTGCTCAACCTGCTTGATGGCTGCATTGCGGCCAACGTTGGTCGCATTATCTTTGCCTCTGGCGGCAACGATCTCTACGCTGGCGAAGGCCAGGCGCTTCCTCTCACCGAAGAGGCCCCGCTCTGTCCACGGCGTCCTCTCGACATTAGCAAACTTGCTGGAGAATGGTATATTCGCTACTATAGCCGCCACTATGGAATAGAGCATGTTATTCTGCGCTATGCTGATGTCTATGGAGAAACTGAGAGACAAAGCGCCCAACACCCCCTAACCGAATTCATCTACAGCCTGCTAGAGCGAAGACGGGTAGTCATTCGTGCCCCCCAGGGGGAGAAACGCGACCACATCTACATTGCCGATGTTGTCCAGGCTCATCTCCTGGCGCTTGAGCGGGGCAGCAACCGGACCATTCACATCAGCAGTGGCAGTGGGACCAGCCTTGAAGAATTCTACCAGCATGCAGCGGCCCTGCTCACCAGCGAAGTACCTCCGCTCTATCTCAGCGAGCGTGGGAGGACGGGGGCGGCCATTGCGCTCGACAACAGTCGGGCGCGGCAACTCCTTGGCTGGCAGCCGAGTGTTGATCTCGAAGAGGGGATATGGCGCACTGCTCAAAGCATCTGCGCCAGTCTGGGCCACAGTCTGCCGCCTGTACCGCTTCAGCCTGTCCTGGCGCGTTCTGTCGAAGCGGCGCCGTCTTCGCGCCTGGCTGCCTCAGCTTCGGCCTAG
- a CDS encoding helix-turn-helix domain-containing protein: protein MAEDLEELLTVREVARRLRVDDTTVRRWIKSGALEAITLPHRGKRQAYRIKKSTLDALMRGTTPAS, encoded by the coding sequence ATGGCTGAGGATCTGGAAGAACTGCTCACGGTACGTGAAGTTGCGCGCCGCCTGCGCGTGGACGATACAACGGTGCGTCGTTGGATCAAAAGCGGAGCCCTGGAGGCGATCACCCTCCCCCATCGTGGCAAGCGCCAGGCTTACCGTATCAAGAAGTCCACGCTGGATGCGCTCATGCGAGGAACCACCCCTGCATCGTAG
- a CDS encoding metallophosphoesterase: MPVTILVVSDLHLAHGQQPFEGFSEQQQRAWEEFLQAAAPGGLLVEKGVDERVELVINGDGFDFLAAAPLWHDRTRTVAQALEKLERIVAAHGPFFEALAQFLRQPQRRVTFVPGNHDIELLLPAVQQRLRQAVGWPEASEERLRFWPRARYEPLPTIAIEHGNLYDFWNHRRAGLWTASGEPLPPPEEILLSPGSWYYQEAGALIHRRFPYFDHLEPSLGYPRQMALLSLFAPELLREVVTNLVGLLSQPRQPLAGLRANEENQALRLFEEAMLDLAAFQRDMERQKSDWQPVPGWDEQRATAALLEEYTLLREALAQASQPTATEQTLLEVVARILGRPTAPKGTGPTGAGLRALLQREPRLHYALAGHTHAWLVEPLAESHQSYLNTGTWTWRLARPTPEEITPAMLAWLRSPDWPPTPTTSPLREVTQFTFALIRASDDGTQTTASLCAWETRSQPAYRVLATAAS; encoded by the coding sequence ATGCCTGTGACCATTCTGGTCGTCAGTGATCTCCACCTTGCTCATGGCCAACAGCCTTTCGAGGGTTTCTCTGAGCAGCAACAACGCGCCTGGGAAGAGTTTCTGCAGGCTGCTGCTCCCGGCGGTCTCCTCGTCGAGAAAGGGGTTGATGAGAGAGTCGAGCTGGTGATCAATGGCGACGGCTTTGATTTTTTGGCAGCTGCTCCTTTATGGCACGATCGCACCCGGACGGTGGCTCAGGCTCTGGAGAAGTTAGAGCGGATCGTTGCCGCTCATGGGCCTTTCTTTGAGGCGCTAGCTCAGTTTTTGAGACAGCCCCAACGGCGTGTGACCTTCGTGCCCGGCAATCACGATATTGAGCTGCTCTTGCCTGCAGTACAGCAGCGCCTGCGCCAGGCAGTGGGTTGGCCGGAGGCTTCAGAGGAACGGCTCCGCTTCTGGCCACGTGCGCGCTACGAGCCGCTGCCGACAATTGCCATAGAACATGGCAATCTTTATGATTTTTGGAATCACCGCCGTGCCGGTCTGTGGACTGCCAGCGGTGAGCCGCTACCCCCTCCAGAGGAGATTCTGCTCTCCCCCGGTTCGTGGTATTATCAAGAGGCAGGGGCGCTGATCCATCGCCGTTTTCCGTATTTCGACCACCTGGAGCCGTCGCTCGGCTATCCACGTCAGATGGCGCTGCTGAGTCTCTTTGCTCCTGAGCTGCTGCGCGAGGTGGTGACAAATCTTGTTGGGCTGTTGAGCCAGCCGCGTCAGCCGTTGGCCGGCTTACGCGCCAACGAGGAGAACCAGGCTTTGCGCCTTTTCGAGGAGGCGATGCTGGATCTGGCCGCCTTCCAGCGCGATATGGAGCGCCAGAAAAGCGACTGGCAGCCAGTGCCAGGCTGGGACGAACAGCGGGCTACGGCAGCGTTACTGGAGGAGTATACACTGCTGCGGGAAGCACTGGCTCAGGCTAGCCAGCCGACAGCGACTGAGCAGACTCTGCTGGAGGTGGTGGCTCGCATTTTGGGACGGCCAACAGCGCCCAAGGGGACAGGCCCCACCGGCGCCGGCTTGCGGGCCCTGCTGCAGCGTGAGCCTCGCCTGCATTATGCCCTGGCCGGCCATACTCATGCGTGGCTCGTGGAGCCGCTAGCCGAGAGCCACCAATCCTATCTGAATACGGGTACCTGGACGTGGCGCCTGGCCAGGCCCACACCGGAGGAGATCACTCCGGCGATGTTAGCCTGGCTGCGCTCTCCAGACTGGCCTCCTACGCCGACAACCTCGCCGCTGCGCGAGGTCACACAGTTTACGTTCGCCCTGATCCGCGCCAGCGATGACGGGACTCAGACGACAGCCAGCCTTTGCGCCTGGGAGACCCGTTCTCAGCCAGCTTACCGGGTCCTGGCTACGGCTGCCTCCTGA
- the polA gene encoding DNA polymerase I — MSESDILRAQEKPRCGESGKKLLLVDGHALIHRAFHALPEMLTTSSGEAVNAVLGFASMLMKALADVRPDYVAVTFDRSVPTFRHEALPTYKAQRPPLPPVMRPQFERVRELVQAFNFPVYELDGFEADDLLGTLARQATEQGLETIILTGDMDTLQLVDECVRVMVAKRGISEVTVYDRAAVQARYGIEPAQLPDFKGLVGDPSDNIPGVPGIGEKTASRLIATYGSLEAVLEHLAELKPKEQKALSEAREQAIQSKYLATIVRDAPVQLDLTACDIRRFNREKTLALFRRLEFHSLVDRLPGPSGTFGSGDTRGNEKTGSQGQTIALATEQPAPKESASVQRGDEAHDEQAAPLGLVPILEPPPPPTQLTQAGQPGRAVEFASASQKPASRLPSQQRERDHSHDQVEQLALFELAAQAEAEVRHLRLPAVGESLPLPLLEPVSEKTTNTLLITSEEALTVLVHSLRQAGAFAFDIETSSEDPWRAELVGLAFSMAPGEAYYVPLGHQRTLDGEEPPTQLPLPLVLERLRPVLEDVHIAKYMHNAKYDLLVMARYGVRIQGLTFDTLLAAYLLDPGRRGLGLKEQVFQRLGYVMTPIAQLIGSGSKAISMAQVSAMRAAEYAGADADMTLRLVEPLRRDLQRQGLWKLFERIETPLVDVLVQMELHGVALDADFLRDFGERLNEQIRLLEQKIYDAVGHRFNINSTRQLAEVLFGELKLPTGRKTRTGYSVSAEVIESLKGLHPVVDALLEYRQLTKLKSTYVDGLLALMDPVTGRVHTSFNQAVTSSGRLSSSNPNLQNIPVRTEIGRQIRRAFIADPSYLLLTADYSQIELRILARITGEKRLVEAFQRGEDIHTITAASLFHVPVNQVTPEQRRLAKTVVYAILYGQSAFGLAQVTGMSNSEASDFIKRYHETFPEVRRYVDATLNQAYKQGYVNTLFGRKRFLPDLRTLSGPERQALEREAINMPIQGTNADVIKIAMIRIHHALQERGLKTRMILQVHDELVFEVPVEELEATRRLVRTIMEDIPEITEKVPLKVETKVGRNWYEAAPAE, encoded by the coding sequence ATGAGTGAAAGCGACATTTTAAGAGCACAGGAGAAGCCTCGATGCGGTGAGAGCGGCAAAAAGCTGCTCCTGGTCGATGGACATGCTTTGATCCACCGAGCCTTTCATGCGCTGCCGGAGATGCTGACGACGAGCAGCGGCGAGGCTGTGAATGCGGTCCTTGGCTTCGCCAGCATGCTGATGAAGGCTCTGGCCGACGTGCGGCCAGACTACGTCGCCGTGACCTTCGATCGCTCGGTGCCTACCTTCCGTCATGAGGCCCTTCCAACGTACAAGGCGCAGCGCCCTCCGCTCCCACCAGTAATGCGCCCGCAGTTTGAGCGTGTCCGTGAGCTGGTGCAGGCTTTCAATTTTCCTGTCTACGAGCTGGACGGCTTTGAGGCTGACGATCTGCTCGGAACACTGGCACGGCAGGCCACGGAGCAGGGCCTGGAGACGATTATTCTGACTGGCGATATGGATACGCTGCAGCTGGTCGATGAGTGCGTGCGCGTGATGGTGGCCAAACGTGGCATCAGCGAGGTAACGGTCTACGATCGGGCCGCGGTACAAGCACGCTATGGCATTGAACCGGCACAGCTGCCAGACTTCAAGGGCCTGGTCGGCGACCCGTCAGATAATATTCCTGGCGTGCCTGGGATTGGGGAGAAGACCGCCAGCCGGCTGATCGCTACCTACGGCAGCCTTGAGGCGGTGCTGGAACACCTGGCCGAGCTGAAACCTAAAGAGCAGAAAGCCCTCAGTGAGGCACGCGAGCAGGCGATCCAAAGCAAGTACCTGGCTACAATTGTCCGCGACGCTCCCGTGCAGCTTGATCTGACCGCTTGCGATATCAGACGCTTCAATCGCGAGAAGACGCTGGCTCTCTTCCGCAGGTTGGAGTTTCACTCGCTGGTCGATCGACTGCCCGGTCCCAGTGGGACTTTCGGCTCCGGCGACACAAGGGGCAACGAGAAGACAGGCAGCCAGGGACAGACCATTGCTCTCGCTACAGAACAGCCAGCCCCCAAGGAGTCGGCCAGCGTTCAACGGGGGGATGAGGCTCACGACGAGCAGGCCGCACCGCTGGGCCTTGTTCCCATTCTGGAGCCCCCTCCTCCACCAACTCAGCTCACTCAGGCTGGCCAACCAGGGAGAGCAGTGGAATTCGCTTCGGCATCTCAGAAGCCTGCCAGCAGGTTGCCGTCCCAGCAGAGGGAGAGGGACCACTCCCACGATCAGGTAGAGCAACTGGCGCTCTTTGAGCTGGCAGCTCAGGCAGAGGCAGAGGTGCGCCATCTCCGCCTGCCAGCCGTTGGTGAAAGTCTTCCGCTTCCGCTCCTTGAGCCGGTTAGCGAGAAAACAACCAATACGCTGCTCATCACCAGCGAGGAGGCGCTCACAGTCCTGGTGCACAGTCTACGCCAGGCGGGAGCCTTCGCCTTTGACATCGAAACCTCCTCTGAAGACCCGTGGCGGGCCGAGCTGGTCGGGCTGGCTTTCAGTATGGCCCCCGGCGAGGCCTACTATGTCCCTCTTGGCCACCAGCGAACACTCGACGGCGAAGAGCCACCGACTCAGCTTCCCTTACCACTCGTCTTGGAGCGACTGCGCCCAGTCCTGGAGGATGTGCACATCGCCAAATATATGCATAATGCGAAGTACGATCTGCTGGTGATGGCACGCTACGGCGTACGCATTCAGGGACTCACGTTCGATACGCTCCTGGCTGCCTATCTGCTCGACCCAGGCCGGCGCGGTCTGGGACTGAAAGAGCAAGTCTTCCAGCGCCTGGGCTACGTGATGACCCCCATTGCTCAGCTCATCGGCAGTGGTAGCAAGGCCATCAGCATGGCCCAGGTTTCGGCAATGCGCGCCGCCGAGTACGCGGGAGCCGACGCCGACATGACCCTGCGCCTGGTAGAGCCGCTGCGACGCGACCTGCAGCGCCAGGGCCTGTGGAAGCTGTTCGAACGCATCGAGACGCCGCTTGTGGATGTGCTGGTTCAGATGGAACTGCATGGGGTGGCCCTGGATGCCGACTTTCTACGCGACTTCGGGGAGCGTCTCAACGAGCAAATTCGCCTCCTGGAGCAGAAGATCTACGACGCAGTCGGACATCGTTTCAACATCAATTCAACGCGACAGCTCGCTGAGGTTCTCTTTGGTGAGCTAAAGCTGCCCACAGGACGCAAGACACGTACTGGGTATTCCGTCAGCGCCGAGGTCATTGAAAGCCTCAAGGGCCTTCATCCAGTGGTTGATGCTTTGCTGGAGTACCGCCAGCTCACGAAGCTGAAATCTACTTACGTCGATGGCTTGCTGGCCCTGATGGACCCCGTGACCGGGCGCGTGCACACGTCGTTCAATCAGGCAGTGACTTCTAGCGGACGGCTGTCGTCCAGCAATCCTAACCTGCAGAACATCCCTGTGCGTACGGAGATCGGGCGTCAGATTCGGCGCGCCTTCATTGCGGACCCGAGCTACCTCCTGCTCACCGCCGACTATTCCCAGATCGAGCTACGCATTCTGGCACGCATCACAGGCGAGAAGCGCCTGGTGGAAGCCTTCCAGCGGGGCGAAGATATTCATACGATCACTGCCGCCTCCCTCTTCCATGTGCCAGTGAATCAGGTAACGCCTGAGCAGCGCCGCCTGGCCAAAACCGTGGTCTATGCCATTCTCTATGGTCAGTCGGCCTTCGGGCTGGCCCAGGTGACCGGCATGAGCAACTCCGAGGCCAGCGACTTCATCAAGCGCTATCATGAGACCTTCCCCGAGGTACGGCGCTATGTAGATGCAACCTTGAACCAGGCTTACAAGCAAGGCTATGTGAATACGCTCTTTGGGCGCAAGCGCTTCCTGCCAGACTTGCGAACGCTCAGCGGACCGGAGCGCCAGGCCCTGGAGCGTGAGGCGATCAACATGCCCATCCAGGGTACTAACGCAGATGTGATCAAGATCGCCATGATCCGCATCCACCATGCCCTGCAGGAGCGTGGCTTAAAGACGCGCATGATCCTTCAGGTGCATGACGAGCTGGTGTTTGAGGTACCAGTGGAGGAGTTGGAGGCGACCCGCCGCCTGGTACGGACTATTATGGAGGACATCCCGGAGATTACGGAGAAGGTCCCGCTTAAGGTGGAAACCAAAGTGGGGCGGAACTGGTACGAGGCCGCTCCTGCCGAGTAG
- a CDS encoding LL-diaminopimelate aminotransferase: MQLSRLVQSLPPYHFAETQKKLAARQAAGVDVINLSMGDPDLPAPTPVIERLCQAAHDPENHRYPEYRGLRALHEAFVSWFQRRFGVTLTPEEETLPLLGSKEGLAYVAMAVLNPGDVALVPDPNYTVYVTGTTSTGAHPYLLSLRESHDYLPDLDSIPSSVLQQARLLWLNYPNNPTAACADRAFFERAVAFARRHDLLIVHDMAYAEVYFEQRPPSILEIPGAREVAVELHSLSKTYNMAGFRAGWLVGNREVVDAVGRLKSNVDSGMFRPIQYAAIAALQLPDSWIQERNAVYRRRRDLLVAGCNSLGLRTRQTQAGLYVWAAVPAGSGFKARDFASWLFDQTGVLLTPGSNFGAAGEGYLRISMTAPEERIETALQRMRAALRELPRS, from the coding sequence GTGCAGCTATCACGCCTTGTTCAGAGTCTCCCCCCCTATCATTTTGCTGAAACCCAGAAGAAGCTGGCCGCCCGCCAGGCGGCAGGGGTTGATGTGATCAATCTGTCGATGGGCGATCCTGATTTGCCTGCCCCCACCCCTGTCATTGAACGGCTCTGCCAGGCGGCCCACGATCCAGAGAACCATCGCTATCCCGAGTATCGCGGCCTGCGCGCCCTCCATGAGGCCTTCGTCTCCTGGTTCCAGCGGCGCTTCGGCGTGACACTGACACCGGAAGAGGAAACTCTGCCGCTCCTGGGATCAAAAGAGGGTTTAGCCTATGTGGCGATGGCAGTGCTTAACCCAGGCGATGTGGCCCTCGTGCCCGATCCCAACTACACCGTTTATGTGACGGGCACGACCAGTACTGGCGCTCACCCCTATTTGCTGTCGCTGCGCGAAAGCCATGATTATCTGCCCGACCTGGACAGCATTCCTTCCTCGGTGCTGCAACAGGCCCGCCTCCTTTGGCTGAACTATCCAAACAACCCAACTGCCGCCTGCGCCGACCGCGCTTTTTTTGAGCGCGCAGTCGCTTTCGCTCGTCGACACGACCTGTTGATCGTGCACGACATGGCCTACGCCGAAGTGTATTTCGAACAGCGCCCCCCGAGCATTCTGGAGATTCCAGGGGCGCGCGAGGTGGCCGTTGAGCTGCACTCGCTCAGTAAGACCTACAATATGGCTGGCTTCCGCGCCGGCTGGCTCGTTGGCAACCGCGAGGTTGTGGACGCTGTGGGACGGCTCAAGAGTAATGTCGATAGCGGGATGTTCCGCCCAATCCAGTATGCAGCCATCGCGGCTTTGCAGTTGCCCGATTCCTGGATACAGGAGCGAAACGCTGTCTACCGCCGCCGCCGTGATTTGCTTGTGGCAGGCTGCAATTCCTTGGGGCTGCGCACGCGCCAGACGCAGGCTGGCCTCTACGTCTGGGCTGCGGTGCCCGCAGGCTCAGGCTTTAAGGCTCGCGATTTTGCCAGCTGGCTCTTCGATCAGACCGGTGTGCTGCTGACCCCCGGGTCAAACTTCGGCGCCGCCGGTGAGGGCTATCTGCGCATCTCAATGACCGCTCCCGAGGAGCGCATCGAGACCGCGCTGCAGCGAATGAGGGCCGCTCTGCGCGAGCTACCACGCTCCTAA